ACGCAGCTGCTGCATTGTTTGATACCACATCCAATGGTACGTCACGTCGATGAAAAGCTAATAAGCCACCCAATGCCTTTTTCAACTCTGTTTTAGAAATAGTCAGATTGTTCAACCATATTCTTAGCTTCAAACACCAATTGAAAAGTGCGGAAAGCGACCAAATCTTCGagcaaatttcaaaatgcTGTGACTGCAAAAACGCTGAACTAAATGGCAAATCGGGTAGTTCTAGTGGTAACGAGGGTAGCTCTTGTTGCTGTTTCAGAGCAAGCACCTCATCAGGGAAGTATGATGGTGATTTAGGTAAAGGCTTGACGCTTGGCAATTCGGGCAACATtgaataatcaaaatattcagTAGCTGGTGATTCACTTGACAACTGGTACCCATCATCCCAGAACAAGTTTTCTGGCGTGTATGTTGCATTGGAGTTAACAGAGTTCCATCTTGAACTTGGACCATGTTGAACAGAAAATTCGTTATATCCTTCTGAAAAGTATTCTATATACTCGCTTTCAGCATAAGTAAACCCCAGTGAAACAGTCTTTGTTCTATCAATTGTTCGTCTTGTTGGAGATGGAGATCTGCTATATGACAGATCCAGTACATAGTCTATTCCTTGATTTGGAGGTGGGGGGAAATTCTGAGAATTCCTTGTTGCCAACTGTCGAAGATTAGGTCTTGGAGGTGATTCCAAAAAAGGCGGTGCAGACACGGGAAATTGTCCTTGAATACCGGCCAGATTAGCACCTGAATGAATCAGATTAGTTTGAGAATGTGACTGCCACAGGTTATTCACGCTTTGCGACAGCTGTAACAGACTTCGCTTGGAAGTCAAATCAGGAACATCATTAATTCGAGGTGAAACACCATTTccatatttttcaacactCTGGTGCGCTTGCATTTGGGATGGGGAATCATCTTCAAAAGTATAATCATAATCGTCTTCAAAATAGTCGTTAATTGAATCTTCAAAGTTCTGTGTTGGATACGGAGCTGTTGTAGCAGAAGAATTGGCTTCAATAGGCAGAAAATCCTCCAATGGATATGGTATATTATCTAGAGGTGCAGATTGTGATGTTGTAGACATCTGCTGGTACCCTCTTGGTCTTGATTTGTAGTCCGTACTATTTATTGAAGCATGCCGAACATATTCTATAGGCTGTGAAATGATACTATCGTCTTCATATTCCCATATTTGTTTGGGGCCCTTCGGCTTTGGCGAGCCACTCATTGATATAAAAGACTCGTCAATAGGATACTCCAGACTTACTGAAACATTATAATTCGCTTGATCCACTGGAGTAGATGCCATTTCAGAAAATGTCCCTATCTGCAGGGTATATTCTGGTTGTTGAGCTGGTATGGGCGGTGGTGGTGCACTCGGAGGCAGCTGGGTGTAATTGGGTGGTGAAGATTGAATAAATGTATTTACTTGAATGGGTGGTGACTTTGACAATGCATGTTGAAAGTCTGAGTATTGTTGAGGATTAGATGCtagattttgataaatactAAATGGGGTCGAATCCTCTATAGGTGGGGGTTTTCGTCTTAGTGTTCTTTTATTTGGTTGATGAGACATCGTCTTTATTAGTTTCTCTTAGGGAATGATAATACAGTATTAATACAATAATTGTGAtagcaaataataaataaaagcAAATACGAAGAAAACGAGACTGTAAACCCTCAAATGCACAAAAAttattcttcaaataaaaGGGAAAAGTGTTTAAAATTAGCAAATTCAATACAGTgatattcttcaattgaacaGTGACTAGTAAGTACGATCAGTCTCAGTTTCTTAGGTAggaatatcaaaaaaaaaaaaaaaaaaagaaatattgcAATTATACGTAtatcaacaagaattggaaGTTTACtgatttttgttgttcttaTAAATTGTCGTGTACTTTATCATGTTCAAGTTTACAAACCTTACCAAAGATTGCTGATCGTTCATCggtttttcttgttttttttttttcggcTAATTCATGACTTCAGGACCGCAAAGCAAATCATACTATACATAGTTGGTGTTACACATGATGCAACATCCAAGTACTTACAGAGTCTGCAGGTGCTCCAGCAAAATTGTAAGAAAGAGGCTGACTTGTAGAGATCAtctactttttttttttctttttttttttggctgCTACATATTTATAAACTTGGTCACGTGAGTTAGAACCAGTTTATAGCCTCGAAAACAGTAATAGAAAAACTGTTTAGCATAATAGTTTTTCAATGTTAatttaagaaaaaacaaaaaaaaatatgctTAAACTAGCACGGAGAAAACTACAAGAGAGATGTACGAAATATTCTTCAGCCATGTATTCTAAGTTAAGGTTAAGAACTTCAGATTCTGGTTTTACATTATTTAACAATAATGGTCGCGCAATCGCGCCGAATTTAGGTTAAATGTAAAGACGTGAGGTaatcaaaccaaaaaaaaaaaaacagaaaacaaatacaaatacaaaaaaaaaaagatctACTCAACAACCAACAAGTCTTTACTGACCAAACTCACATCAATAATGTCTAACTATTCACCGGAAATAGCCAAGCTAATTTCAGAAGGGTCCAGGGCTTATTCATCCAAGGATTTTGAGCTTGCATCCGAGAAGTATGGGGAAGCATGCGAAGAGTATTCCAAAACTCATCAAGGTAATGAAGACGCagatttgttgtttctatACGGTAAAGCAGTTTTTCAAAGTGGTGTAAGTAAATCAGAAGTGTTTGGTGGAAAGCCTGCTGAGCAAGACTTAGAAAACGAAAATAGTGAATCAAAAGAGGAAGATAGTAAACCAGAAACAGATAAAACCGATGATACTTTCCAATTCTACGCTGATGGAGATggagatgaagaagatggcGATGCAAATGTTTTCCAAGAGCAAGGCgaagaaaaagatgaaCCAAATGAAGAcgaaaataatgatgatgatgcgAACAAAAGCGATTTTGAGGTTGCTTGGGAATTGTTGGATTTGGCCAGAGCCTTGTTTGAAGAGAAACTTGAGTCTTTGGATAAAGGGGATTTGAAGCCACCATATTTGGCACAAGACACGGAAGAAAGTAACAACGACTATGTAGTGGcgttaaaaaaattatcagaAACGTATGATATTCTAGGAGAAGTGTCATTGGAGGCAGAGAACTTTAATCAAGCAGCTGAAGATTTGAGAAAATGTTTAGACTTGAGACTAGAACTATTTTCAGATTCATCGTCTTTAATATCTGAATCGCATTACAAATTAGCTTTGGCTTTGGAATTCCAATCTGACGATTCCAGTCTGAGAAAAAATGCTGCTGAGCAAATGAAATTGGCAATTGAATCtgttgaaagaagaaaccaAACTGAAAAAGACGACTCTAGAAAGAAGGATAAccaagaaattattgatgagATGAGGGAAAAGTATCAAGATTTGTTAAAAGATCCTTCAGAAGAAATAAAGAAACAACAGTTGGATATAATTAAAGGGATTTTGGGTGAGGAGGCATCTGGCAGTGAACAAAGTGCAGGGGCAGCTATAGTTAACAATCTTCAAACCATggtgaaaaagaaacaaaaaccTGAAGAAACAAAACCTGTGgttaatgatttatctgGTATGgttagaaaaagaaaaaaacaggACTCCAACGATGACAAGACGAAAAAGCCCAAATCTGAATAGATAGTAATCGATTCTTCGTGTAGGAAGTATAGGTCCGAATGTATATGTCAAACGACAATGCGTGTATGACTATGAATCACCGTCATAAAAAAGCACAAAACCAAATCTAACCAAAATGGTTACGGGGAGGTCtgtatatttatatatcgATAATATAATCTGTTACTTTCGTTTTTCAATCCAAGGGCAAAAAGAATCTGGCAATAGACCTATCTCTTGGGTTGttcaaacaaataaatcttAAACGAAacattgaattgatttattgaaattcaCCACAAAGCAATTTTTACTACAAACGTCATTCCGTTTGACCCCAGGATAGTTTACATGCACtcaaattttattattttgaatgaaaaaaaaaaagttacAAGACTTGCCTAATCAGGCAGTTTTGTCGGTGTTATATGTTTTTTgccaatttattttcttagTTATGCCTCGGAGTTTTGTGCTCTATTTCGATGTCGGCCCCGTcgaacaaaagaaaaaaaaaaaaaaaaaaaacagaattAACACATTCAAAATTCAGAGGAATTTGAAAGAATGAGGGTGTTCACATGATAAAGTTTGACCCCATTTTTTCAGTTTGATTGCCTACCAAACCCTACACTTACTATAAGTAAAAAGCATTTCCACTTTACATTAATCAACATAAATGGTCAAACTTTGAATGATAAATTGTAAgtctttttttcatttaaataaaataagataaagaaagaaaaaaaaataagcaATTCCATCTATCCGAGGATACAAGATTTTACAGTCCTGCATGAAACATAGGATCAGTGGAAGATTGcgagtgaaaaaaaaaaaaaaaatcaaaaaaaaatctggGGAAATGTTAGTATTATCTTGCCAAATAGTTTCACATTGTCCGATTACAACTTTG
This is a stretch of genomic DNA from Candida dubliniensis CD36 chromosome 1, complete sequence. It encodes these proteins:
- a CDS encoding histone binding protein, putative, which gives rise to MSNYSPEIAKLISEGSRAYSSKDFELASEKYGEACEEYSKTHQGNEDADLLFLYGKAVFQSGVSKSEVFGGKPAEQDLENENSESKEEDSKPETDKTDDTFQFYADGDGDEEDGDANVFQEQGEEKDEPNEDENNDDDANKSDFEVAWELLDLARALFEEKLESLDKGDLKPPYLAQDTEESNNDYVVALKKLSETYDILGEVSLEAENFNQAAEDLRKCLDLRLELFSDSSSLISESHYKLALALEFQSDDSSSRKNAAEQMKLAIESVERRNQTEKDDSRKKDNQEIIDEMREKYQDLLKDPSEEIKKQQLDIIKGILGEEASGSEQSAGAAIVNNLQTMVKKKQKPEETKPVVNDLSGMVRKRKKQDSNDDKTKKPKSE